A region of Oncorhynchus masou masou isolate Uvic2021 chromosome 29, UVic_Omas_1.1, whole genome shotgun sequence DNA encodes the following proteins:
- the LOC135521377 gene encoding tetraspanin-8-like, giving the protein MAVNKCIKYLLFAFNLLFWISGCIILGVSIYLKVNPVFGRLLPGLNLLIAVGAIITVLGFLGCFGAIRESRVMLMLFFVGLLLIFILLVIAGILGAVGVNKIEEWLTVKLLPLRNQSSLFQMFIQKLEEQAKCCGLIHGPSDWGSTVPTSCDCRDTTQECKLADGRRKVYLRPCTKLVMSVIAKGTFISLGIAFGIAVLMIFGMAFAMTLFCQIGETYATLS; this is encoded by the coding sequence ATGGCTGTGAACAAATGTATCAAGTACCTCCTCTTTGCTTTCAACCTGCTGTTCTGGATCAGTGGATGCATCATCCTCGGAGTCTCCATCTACCTCAAAGTGAACCCTGTGTTTGGGAGGTTGTTACCGGGGCTAAACCTGCTGATAGCCGTCGGTGCCATCATCACGGTGCTTGGCTTCCTGGGCTGCTTTGGTGCCATCAGGGAAAGCCGCGTCATGCTCATGCTGTTCTTCGTCGGGCTGCTCCTCATCTTCATCCTCCTGGTGATCGCTGGAATCCTGGGAGCTGTCGGAGTGAATAAGATTGAGGAATGGTTGACGGTGAAGCTGCTACCGCTGAGGAACCAGTCGTCTTTGTTCCAGATGTTCATTCAGAAACTGGAAGAGCAGGCAAAGTGTTGTGGACTGATCCATGGACCTTCAGACTGGGGCTCAACGGTCCCCACCTCTTGTGACTGTCGGGACACCACTCAGGAGTGCAAACTCGCAGATGGACGACGCAAAGTGTACTTGAGACCCTGTACCAAGTTGGTGATGTCAGTCATCGCGAAGGGTACATTCATCTCCCTGGGGATTGCATTTGGCATCGCAGTCTTGATGATCTTTGGAATGGCCTTCGCCATGACCCTGTTTTGCCAGATTGGGGAGACGTATGCCACATTAAGCTAG